The following coding sequences are from one Carassius auratus strain Wakin chromosome 47, ASM336829v1, whole genome shotgun sequence window:
- the LOC113065010 gene encoding cytokine receptor-like factor 1 yields MDYACARSHQHDKNRVESARVRQMTMLVMLFFVALLPYALTAHLAVINPQDPVLHIGSSLTAVCTIGAELEITARSLYWTLNGRRLARNTYRVLSPTESSVTLHQLNGSLQRSGDNLVCHRSNGEVLAGSCLYVGLPPEEPLNLTCWSRNTKDLSCRWSPGGQGETFINTKYILKYKLKWYGKEKDCEDYTGQPYTCYVPRDLAIFTPYEVWVEASNQLGSSTSDVITLDILDVVTTDPPPDVLVSRVGDLEDQLSVRWGSPPALKDYLFQAKYQIRYRVEDSDEWKVIDDAGNQTSCRLAGLRAGTVYFVQVRCNPIGVYGSKKAGIWSDWSHSTAASTPGIDRSHIGSCDSKPSEHNSTLRKELKQFFGWMRKHSYGCTDVSIKLYDQWRVWLQKAQKTHDQVLQSGKS; encoded by the exons ATGGATTATGCGTGCGCGCGCTCCCATCAGCATGACAAGAATCGCGTTGAGAGCGCGCGCGTCAGACAAATGACAATGTTGgtcatgttgttttttgttgcGCTTCTTCCATATGCGCTCACAGCAC ACTTGGCTGTCATAAACCCCCAGGACCCAGTGCTTCACATCGGGTCGAGCTTGACTGCGGTGTGCACCATTGGTGCCGAGCTGGAAATAACAGCTAGATCCTTGTACTGGACGCTGAATGGAAGACGCTTGGCTAGAAACACTTATAGGGTCCTGAGCCCGACCGAATCCAGCGTCACACTCCATCAACTCAATGGCTCCTTACAGCGGTCAGGAGACAATCTGGTTTGTCACAGAAGTAATGGAGAAGTGTTGGCAGGATCGTGTCTTTATGTCGGCT TGCCCCCTGAGGAACCTCTCAACCTGACATGTTGGTCACGAAACACCAAGGATCTCAGCTGCAGATGGAGTCCGGGTGGTCAAGGAGAGACGTTCATCAACACTAAATATATCCTCAAGTACAAACTAAA ATGGTACGGTAAAGAGAAAGACTGTGAGGACTACACGGGACAGCCGTATACATGCTACGTTCCTCGAGACCTTGCCATTTTTACACCATATGAAGTCTGGGTGGAGGCGTCCAATCAGCTCGGCTCTTCCACTTCTGATGTCATCACTTTAGACATTTTAGATGTAG TAACCACAGATCCGCCTCCTGATGTCCTTGTGAGCCGCGTTGGAGATCTGGAAGATCAGTTAAGTGTACGTTGGGGCAGTCCTCCCGCCCTGAAAGACTACCTGTTTCAGGCCAAGTACCAGATACGATACCGTGTGGAGGACAGCGATGAATGGAAG GTCATAGATGATGCTGGGAACCAGACGTCTTGTCGGTTAGCGGGTCTCAGGGCCGGTACAGTGTATTTCGTCCAGGTACGCTGCAACCCGATAGGCGTCTACGGCTCGAAGAAAGCAGGTATTTGGAGCGACTGGAGCCACTCGACTGCCGCATCGACACCTGGCATCG ACAGGTCACATATTGGCTCATGCGATTCAAAACCAAGCGAGCACAACTCAACGCTACGAAAGGAGCTCAAGCAGTTTTTCGGCTGGATGCGCAAACACTCATACGGCTGTACGGACGTCAGCATCAAACTCTACGACCAATGGCGCGTCTGGCTACAGAAAGCCCAGAAAACACACGACCAG